In Oceanobacillus sp. FSL K6-2867, one DNA window encodes the following:
- the recG gene encoding ATP-dependent DNA helicase RecG, whose translation MLNEPVTHVKGIGEKAAEDLALLKIYTIADLLLYFPYRYDVYEIKPLSELIHDDKATIEGRVVHDPSLTFYGKRKSRLSFTVEVEGVAIKAVMFNRAFAKKQIHAGDTMTLTGKWDAHRLQITVSNYKKGRADEQANVQPMYSVKGDVTNYKLKKYMEAAINDYGDAITEILPENILVSYKLPRRAEAIKAMHFPANRVELKHARRRFTYEEFLVFQLKMQLLRKLKREATEGNAQHYDTEKVKAFISSFPFELTGAQQKSLQQIMADLRSPYRMNRLLQGDVGSGKTAVAAIGLYASITAGKQGALMVPTEILAEQHYQSLTELFGERAELVLLTGSVKGKKRKEILQAVQDGEVDIVIGTHALIQDDVFFHDLGFVIVDEQHRFGVEQRRTLRDKGLNPDVLFMTATPIPRTLAITAFGDMDVSVIDEMPAGRKEVETLWAKENTFERILDFIAKRVAAGEQAYVISPLIEESDKLDIQNAVDLFHQLDSYYPDEINVGLMHGRLSAQEKDNVMKEFAANTVQVLVSTTVVEVGVNVPNATVMVIYDAERFGLSQLHQLRGRVGRGDKQSYCILIAEPKGEVGKERMRIMTETTNGFELSEQDLQLRGPGDFFGKKQSGVPEFKVADMIHDYRALETARNDAQEIVETNQLEEDEEYFALKHYLEREFSFADKID comes from the coding sequence GTGCTTAACGAGCCTGTAACGCACGTTAAAGGTATTGGTGAGAAGGCAGCAGAAGATTTGGCATTATTAAAAATCTATACAATTGCCGATTTGCTGCTGTATTTCCCATACCGCTACGATGTGTATGAAATTAAACCACTGAGTGAATTAATTCATGATGATAAAGCAACGATTGAGGGAAGGGTGGTACATGATCCTTCTCTTACTTTTTATGGGAAACGGAAATCTAGGCTTTCATTTACGGTCGAAGTAGAAGGTGTAGCAATAAAAGCTGTTATGTTTAATCGAGCATTTGCGAAAAAACAAATTCATGCTGGTGATACAATGACACTTACAGGTAAATGGGATGCACATCGATTACAAATTACGGTTAGTAATTATAAAAAAGGAAGAGCTGATGAACAGGCTAATGTACAGCCAATGTATTCGGTAAAAGGTGATGTAACCAATTATAAGTTAAAAAAATATATGGAAGCAGCAATAAACGATTACGGCGATGCAATTACAGAAATATTGCCTGAAAACATCTTGGTGTCCTATAAGCTCCCAAGAAGAGCGGAAGCCATTAAGGCGATGCATTTTCCAGCCAACCGAGTTGAATTAAAGCATGCACGTCGTCGTTTTACATATGAAGAGTTTCTTGTTTTTCAGCTGAAAATGCAGCTATTGCGTAAACTGAAGCGGGAGGCAACTGAAGGAAATGCTCAGCATTATGATACAGAAAAAGTAAAAGCATTTATTTCCAGTTTTCCTTTTGAACTGACAGGAGCTCAGCAGAAGTCGTTACAACAAATAATGGCGGACTTAAGATCTCCATACCGAATGAACCGACTATTGCAAGGAGATGTTGGCTCAGGAAAAACAGCCGTCGCAGCAATTGGTCTCTACGCTTCAATCACTGCAGGAAAGCAAGGTGCACTAATGGTGCCCACAGAGATCCTGGCAGAACAGCATTATCAGTCTTTAACAGAATTATTTGGTGAACGAGCTGAATTAGTATTGTTAACAGGTTCTGTCAAAGGAAAAAAACGAAAAGAGATTTTACAAGCTGTTCAAGATGGTGAAGTAGATATTGTAATAGGTACCCACGCACTAATACAAGATGATGTCTTCTTTCATGATTTAGGCTTTGTGATTGTTGATGAACAACATCGCTTCGGGGTTGAACAACGACGAACATTAAGGGATAAAGGACTAAATCCAGATGTGTTATTTATGACAGCAACCCCCATTCCACGTACTTTGGCAATTACGGCATTCGGGGATATGGATGTTTCAGTTATTGATGAGATGCCTGCTGGAAGAAAAGAGGTTGAAACTCTTTGGGCAAAGGAAAACACCTTTGAAAGAATCCTGGATTTTATCGCCAAGCGTGTCGCTGCAGGTGAGCAAGCCTATGTTATTAGTCCACTAATTGAGGAGTCAGATAAGCTTGATATTCAGAACGCAGTTGATTTGTTCCATCAGCTTGATTCGTATTATCCGGATGAAATAAATGTTGGGTTAATGCATGGCAGACTATCCGCGCAGGAGAAAGATAATGTGATGAAGGAGTTTGCTGCAAATACAGTCCAAGTCCTCGTCTCAACGACAGTAGTAGAAGTAGGTGTGAATGTACCGAATGCCACAGTAATGGTTATTTATGATGCAGAACGATTTGGGTTATCACAGCTGCATCAGTTAAGAGGACGAGTAGGAAGAGGAGATAAACAGAGCTATTGCATCTTGATTGCAGAACCAAAGGGCGAGGTTGGAAAAGAACGGATGCGAATTATGACTGAAACAACGAATGGGTTCGAATTATCAGAGCAGGACCTGCAACTAAGGGGACCAGGTGATTTCTTTGGCAAAAAACAAAGTGGGGTTCCTGAGTTTAAAGTAGCAGATATGATACATGATTACCGTGCTCTGGAAACTGCAAGAAATGATGCACAGGAAATTGTGGAAACAAATCAATTGGAAGAAGATGAAGAGTATTTTGCGCTCAAACATTATTTGGAGCGTGAATTTTCGTTTGCAGATAAAATTGATTAA
- the plsX gene encoding phosphate acyltransferase PlsX — MRLAIDAMGGDNAPKEVVLGAMDAISEIENLNITLYGDEKQIKPLLTNDKNIEIVHTDEIITGDDEPVRAVRRKKNSSLVLMAKAVKDGYADACISAGNTGALMSAGLFVIGRIPGIDRPALSPTLPTVNGEGFLMLDVGANIDAKPDHLVQYAVMGSIYSEKVRQIQRPTIGLLNVGTEGGKGNDLTKKTFELLEKAPINFIGNVEARDILNHAADVVVTDGFSGNVALKTIEGTAQTIFTLLKETFMASTKTKIAAALAKNDLRGLKSKLDYSEYGGAGLFGLAAPVIKAHGSSNSRAILSAIKQASYMVENDVTHTIKTTVESIESDKE; from the coding sequence ATGAGATTAGCAATTGACGCCATGGGTGGAGACAATGCACCCAAAGAAGTAGTGTTAGGTGCAATGGATGCTATTTCAGAAATTGAAAATTTAAATATCACCCTTTATGGTGACGAAAAACAAATAAAACCACTTTTAACAAATGATAAAAATATTGAAATTGTACATACAGATGAAATTATTACTGGTGATGATGAGCCTGTCCGGGCAGTGCGACGCAAAAAAAATTCCTCACTTGTATTAATGGCAAAGGCCGTTAAGGATGGCTATGCAGATGCATGTATATCTGCTGGTAATACGGGAGCGTTAATGAGTGCAGGATTATTTGTTATCGGAAGAATTCCGGGAATTGATCGCCCAGCACTAAGCCCCACATTACCGACCGTAAATGGGGAAGGTTTTCTTATGCTTGATGTCGGTGCAAATATTGATGCAAAGCCTGATCATCTAGTTCAGTATGCCGTGATGGGATCAATCTATTCAGAAAAAGTGAGGCAAATCCAACGTCCAACAATTGGTTTACTAAATGTTGGTACGGAGGGCGGTAAAGGGAATGATTTAACAAAAAAAACGTTTGAATTGCTGGAAAAGGCCCCAATAAACTTTATTGGGAATGTGGAAGCACGTGATATTTTAAATCATGCTGCTGATGTAGTTGTTACAGACGGATTTAGTGGCAATGTTGCACTAAAAACGATTGAGGGAACTGCCCAGACAATTTTTACGTTATTAAAAGAAACCTTTATGGCCTCAACAAAAACGAAAATCGCAGCAGCACTGGCGAAAAATGATTTGCGCGGGCTGAAAAGTAAGCTTGATTACTCAGAATATGGCGGTGCCGGGTTGTTTGGACTTGCGGCTCCTGTAATCAAGGCGCACGGCTCTTCTAATAGCAGAGCAATTTTAAGTGCAATCAAGCAAGCAAGCTATATGGTAGAAAATGATGTAACACATACAATTAAGACAACAGTAGAGTCGATAGAATCAGATAAGGAGTGA
- the fapR gene encoding transcription factor FapR, producing MRKTKAERQRLLKEKIEQTPFITDEHLAKEFQVSIQTIRLDRMELAIPELRERIKHVATNQWNETVKALSLDEVIGEIIDLELDKRAISILDITSDLVFSRNKIARGHNLFAQANSLAVAVINDELALTAKSEVKFRRQVIEGERVIAKAAVEGKDEKSRTIVRVHSYVDNEKVFSGVFYMYQSNENKGDKNK from the coding sequence ATGAGAAAAACAAAAGCGGAACGTCAGCGGCTGTTAAAAGAAAAAATAGAACAAACGCCGTTTATTACGGATGAACATTTAGCAAAAGAGTTTCAGGTAAGTATACAAACGATTCGGCTTGATCGAATGGAATTAGCTATTCCTGAATTAAGAGAACGAATTAAACATGTTGCGACAAATCAATGGAATGAAACGGTTAAAGCTTTATCATTGGACGAGGTTATAGGTGAGATTATTGATTTAGAGTTGGACAAGCGTGCAATCTCTATTCTCGATATTACTTCAGATCTCGTTTTCTCCAGGAATAAAATTGCAAGAGGGCATAATTTATTCGCGCAGGCAAATTCATTGGCAGTTGCAGTGATTAATGATGAGCTTGCACTCACTGCTAAATCTGAGGTTAAATTCAGACGCCAAGTGATCGAAGGTGAGCGTGTGATAGCCAAGGCAGCAGTTGAGGGGAAAGATGAAAAGAGCCGGACCATTGTAAGGGTCCATAGTTATGTCGATAATGAAAAAGTATTTTCTGGTGTATTTTATATGTATCAATCAAATGAAAATAAAGGGGATAAAAATAAATGA
- the sdaAB gene encoding L-serine ammonia-lyase, iron-sulfur-dependent subunit beta → MKYNSVFDIIGPVMVGPSSSHTAGAARIGKAARNLFGKQPTWAKIYLYESFAKTYKGHGTDFALAGGLLGLETDDPKISNSLDTAKKQGLDIEFIEDSASADHPNTARLVIGDESDQLELVGISIGGGKVEITELNGFVLRLSGNHPAILIMHSDRFGAIASVTKILAKYEINIGHMEVNRKDVGKEALMVIEVDQNVEDTILRELESADHIIQISKIDS, encoded by the coding sequence ATGAAATATAATTCAGTGTTCGATATTATTGGTCCTGTTATGGTGGGCCCCTCCAGTTCACACACGGCAGGAGCTGCCCGGATTGGAAAAGCTGCCCGTAATCTTTTTGGAAAGCAACCAACATGGGCAAAAATTTATTTGTATGAATCATTTGCAAAAACGTATAAAGGTCATGGTACAGATTTTGCTTTAGCAGGAGGCTTACTGGGACTGGAGACGGATGATCCAAAAATAAGCAACTCTTTAGATACGGCAAAAAAGCAAGGTCTTGATATTGAATTTATTGAAGACAGTGCTTCTGCGGATCATCCAAATACTGCACGCCTTGTTATCGGAGATGAATCCGATCAATTGGAGTTAGTTGGTATTTCAATTGGTGGCGGTAAAGTTGAAATTACGGAGCTGAATGGATTTGTACTCCGTTTGTCAGGCAACCACCCTGCAATTCTGATCATGCATAGTGATCGATTCGGTGCAATTGCTTCCGTGACGAAAATTCTAGCAAAATATGAGATTAATATTGGTCATATGGAAGTGAACCGGAAAGATGTCGGGAAAGAGGCACTGATGGTAATTGAAGTTGATCAAAACGTTGAAGATACTATATTAAGAGAGCTGGAAAGTGCTGACCATATCATACAGATATCTAAAATTGACAGTTGA
- a CDS encoding HicA family toxin-antitoxin system, whose translation MTLVDNFEVEQIFEDRTYERHQFKLKVDGNNYVGNFHDGEIQWLHPHPQQDLGEIYLKAVEKEVHRLLDEHGIKDETDDMEVTPLFADQSNVVHQFKLMIQGNEYKGIFLDDEIKWFHPKPERHLKDERVEEVEEKVQEKIQQHIKESKNDDDN comes from the coding sequence TTGACACTGGTCGATAATTTTGAAGTAGAACAAATTTTTGAAGACCGGACATATGAAAGACATCAATTCAAGCTAAAAGTTGATGGGAATAATTATGTCGGTAACTTTCATGATGGGGAAATACAATGGCTGCATCCACACCCACAACAAGATTTGGGAGAAATCTATTTAAAAGCTGTTGAAAAGGAAGTACATCGGCTATTGGATGAGCATGGAATAAAAGACGAAACAGATGATATGGAAGTAACACCTCTGTTTGCTGATCAGTCAAACGTTGTGCACCAATTTAAATTGATGATTCAAGGAAATGAATACAAAGGGATTTTCCTTGATGACGAAATTAAATGGTTTCATCCAAAGCCAGAGAGACATCTGAAAGATGAGCGAGTTGAGGAAGTGGAAGAAAAGGTGCAGGAAAAGATTCAGCAGCATATTAAAGAGTCAAAAAATGATGATGATAACTAG
- a CDS encoding DUF3298 domain-containing protein, with translation MGRNFKSLKKKYDEIVIPKELDSVVQDALKKRRTKRLTAKWSAGVAAAALLFTTSVNVSPAMAQALSEVPIVGEVVKVITVTQFEEGDKLLSADIKVPAVKDLENKKLEDSLNEDYLEEGKTLYKEFEAIMEMVNEGESGHYSISSGFEVKTENEQILVLERYVDRIAASGSTTLQYDTIDKKNEILLSLPMLFKNDSYIQKISENIKDQMREQMNSGTDKVYWVEGAGLEDFGDFFETIQAKQQFYINNDGKLVISFNEYEVAPGYMGTVEFIIPTEVLSEVLVSNEYIH, from the coding sequence ATGGGAAGAAATTTTAAATCCTTAAAGAAAAAGTATGATGAAATTGTGATTCCAAAAGAACTTGATAGTGTTGTACAAGATGCACTGAAAAAACGGAGAACTAAAAGACTTACAGCTAAATGGTCTGCTGGTGTAGCAGCAGCTGCTTTACTATTTACAACGAGTGTCAATGTCAGTCCAGCAATGGCTCAAGCTTTATCTGAGGTACCTATAGTTGGAGAGGTTGTAAAGGTTATAACGGTTACACAATTTGAGGAGGGTGATAAACTTTTATCTGCAGATATAAAAGTACCTGCAGTAAAAGACTTGGAAAACAAAAAACTTGAAGATAGTCTAAATGAGGACTACTTAGAGGAAGGCAAAACCCTTTATAAAGAGTTTGAAGCTATCATGGAAATGGTTAACGAGGGAGAATCAGGGCATTATTCGATTTCTAGCGGCTTCGAAGTGAAGACAGAAAATGAACAAATCCTTGTGTTAGAAAGGTATGTCGATAGAATTGCTGCATCGGGTTCAACGACGCTTCAATACGACACGATTGATAAAAAGAATGAAATCTTGCTGTCACTACCAATGTTGTTCAAAAACGACAGCTATATTCAGAAAATCAGCGAAAATATCAAAGATCAGATGCGTGAACAAATGAATTCAGGTACTGATAAAGTGTATTGGGTGGAAGGTGCTGGCTTGGAAGACTTTGGTGATTTCTTTGAAACAATACAAGCTAAACAGCAATTTTATATTAATAATGATGGCAAGCTTGTTATCTCTTTTAATGAATATGAGGTTGCACCAGGATATATGGGGACTGTTGAATTCATAATTCCAACTGAAGTGTTAAGTGAAGTACTCGTTAGTAATGAATACATTCATTAA
- the fabD gene encoding ACP S-malonyltransferase, with translation MKRIALMFPGQGSQSVGMGKEFYDKFPQVQELYQKANDVLGKDIKEIIFEGPAEVLTETENTQPALLLTSIAIHQLLEQENVETIMTVGHSLGEYSALVAAGALTVEDALPLVAVRGKLMEEAFPKGQGTMAAVLGLSEAEITEVLTDITDEIVDIANLNCPGQVVISGSQKGIELASNLLKEKGAKRVLSLNVSGPFHSRLMKSANQEFAGYLDKTSIEDANIPVFANVSADAVTDRLEIKDLLLKQLYSPVRFEESINHMNEQGIDAFVEVGNGKVLSGLLRKIDKKVKTFAVQDLKSMDEFISWYREDA, from the coding sequence ATGAAACGTATAGCATTAATGTTTCCGGGCCAAGGCTCACAGTCTGTTGGCATGGGGAAGGAATTCTATGATAAATTTCCGCAAGTGCAAGAGCTGTACCAAAAAGCAAATGATGTATTAGGTAAGGATATAAAGGAAATTATATTTGAAGGTCCTGCCGAAGTATTAACAGAGACAGAAAACACACAACCAGCACTTCTTCTGACCAGTATTGCAATCCATCAATTGCTTGAGCAGGAAAACGTCGAAACGATAATGACAGTAGGTCATAGCCTTGGAGAATATAGTGCACTAGTTGCTGCTGGAGCATTAACTGTAGAGGATGCACTGCCGCTTGTGGCTGTAAGAGGGAAGCTAATGGAAGAAGCATTTCCAAAGGGGCAGGGTACAATGGCAGCTGTTCTTGGGTTATCCGAAGCTGAAATTACTGAAGTATTGACTGACATTACGGATGAAATCGTGGATATTGCAAATTTGAACTGTCCTGGTCAAGTTGTTATTTCTGGCTCCCAAAAAGGAATAGAGCTTGCTTCAAATTTATTAAAAGAAAAAGGCGCAAAGCGTGTCTTGTCGTTAAATGTGAGCGGACCATTCCATTCTCGATTAATGAAATCCGCAAACCAAGAATTTGCCGGGTATTTAGATAAAACATCGATTGAAGATGCAAATATTCCAGTATTCGCGAATGTATCAGCTGATGCTGTAACAGATCGTTTAGAGATTAAGGACTTGCTTTTGAAGCAATTGTATTCACCAGTTCGATTTGAAGAATCAATTAACCATATGAATGAACAAGGCATTGATGCATTTGTGGAAGTAGGTAATGGAAAAGTACTATCAGGCTTACTAAGAAAAATTGATAAAAAGGTCAAAACGTTTGCCGTTCAGGATCTGAAATCAATGGACGAATTTATTTCATGGTATAGGGAGGATGCATAA
- a CDS encoding RNA polymerase sigma factor, which produces MGLFKKSKLEKELTAFIIENKERFYRIAYSYVGNQEDALDIVQDAIHKALIRISTLENQVGLRSWFYKIVVNTSLDHLRKYKRVSVVDDTVMEVLANGREDEYHHLDLQEAINHLPDKYRTIIILRYFEDMKIEEVAKIMDENVNTIKTRLYRALKILKVELDEDPTIEEEVKHGKKF; this is translated from the coding sequence AAATAAGGAGCGTTTTTATAGAATTGCCTATAGCTATGTAGGAAATCAAGAGGATGCGCTTGACATTGTACAGGATGCGATTCATAAAGCCCTAATTCGCATCAGCACATTGGAGAATCAAGTTGGTTTAAGAAGTTGGTTTTATAAGATAGTTGTAAACACTTCCTTGGATCATTTGCGAAAGTATAAACGGGTGAGTGTAGTAGATGATACTGTGATGGAGGTTTTAGCAAATGGCAGAGAAGATGAGTATCACCATTTAGATTTACAAGAGGCGATTAATCACCTTCCGGATAAGTACAGAACAATAATCATACTAAGATATTTTGAGGATATGAAAATAGAAGAAGTCGCTAAAATTATGGATGAAAATGTTAATACGATTAAAACAAGGCTGTACAGAGCTTTGAAAATATTGAAAGTTGAACTGGATGAAGATCCAACTATTGAGGAGGAGGTTAAACATGGGAAGAAATTTTAA
- a CDS encoding polysaccharide deacetylase family protein, which produces MNRRIRWPGWVLIILIAVTLFFISGVSVGSSSQTALIVKKEADHELKETLLHDKQYLAQKDSKVVNSLDRNEKYIALTFDDGPNSNVTPQVLKALAEYNVKATFFMLASQARANPSMAKEVAMAGHEIGNHTNLHQNLVKLDTYDIEEEISESARNIEEASGQYPMMTRPPYGIFDKRVEETATALGTSLILWSVDSMDWKTRNAKMIKEEILNSITPGAIVLMHDIHQATADALPELLTVLIKDGYQFVTVSEILSLPVDLGAGPYYKVKY; this is translated from the coding sequence ATGAATAGAAGAATTCGTTGGCCGGGGTGGGTATTGATTATACTTATTGCGGTAACCCTTTTTTTCATTTCAGGTGTGTCGGTTGGGAGTAGTTCACAAACTGCTTTGATAGTGAAAAAGGAGGCGGACCATGAATTGAAAGAAACGTTATTACATGATAAACAGTATCTCGCACAAAAGGATTCAAAAGTAGTAAATAGTTTGGACCGGAATGAGAAATATATTGCACTTACATTTGATGATGGTCCTAATTCAAACGTTACTCCTCAAGTACTTAAGGCTCTAGCAGAGTATAATGTTAAAGCTACATTTTTCATGCTTGCCAGTCAAGCGAGAGCGAACCCATCGATGGCCAAGGAGGTTGCTATGGCAGGTCATGAAATTGGTAATCATACAAATTTACATCAAAATTTAGTTAAGTTAGATACATATGATATTGAAGAAGAAATTTCTGAATCTGCTAGAAACATAGAAGAAGCGAGCGGACAGTATCCAATGATGACTAGACCTCCCTATGGCATATTTGATAAGCGAGTTGAGGAAACAGCTACAGCATTAGGAACCTCTCTTATTTTATGGTCAGTTGACTCCATGGACTGGAAAACGAGAAATGCTAAAATGATAAAGGAGGAAATTCTGAACAGTATCACTCCCGGTGCAATTGTTTTGATGCACGATATCCATCAGGCAACAGCTGATGCTTTACCTGAATTATTAACTGTGCTTATCAAAGATGGTTATCAATTCGTAACTGTCAGCGAGATTTTATCTTTGCCTGTAGATTTGGGTGCTGGACCATATTACAAAGTGAAATATTAA
- a CDS encoding NCS2 family permease has protein sequence MKQKISLRNEIIAGIIGYFTTVYIVVVNGSILSEAGISLETGMIATIMASFVGTMIMGFFGRLPLILIPGMGINALFAYSIINNNDFTFQEGLAVVLMAALIFLVTAFTKIAVILKNAIPESLTHAITVGLGFFLILIGLEKSGIVVSGDSTIIAIGDFTSTPVVVGLLTLFIAIFLFVKNVPANFLITMIIGTILAAIFGIKQPEVDSVHVHVNELLFIPSFGAMGDFAFWLAVFPLALILIFENMGILTGQLGMLKRHESYNKAYRITAFSTVTSAFLGTSPTVSGAENAAVIASGGKTGRAAITAGILFLVTIFIIPWISMVPYTAISPILIIVGFLMAQNIKHLPLNDIADSIPALLIVVMIPFTYSIGDGMAFGFIAYPIVKIALGKLNELTIPLIIISSLFFLEFILKITGI, from the coding sequence ATGAAACAAAAAATTTCATTAAGAAACGAAATTATTGCAGGTATCATTGGCTACTTTACCACTGTTTATATCGTTGTAGTCAATGGCTCTATATTGAGTGAAGCAGGCATTTCGCTTGAAACAGGTATGATTGCTACTATCATGGCCAGCTTTGTCGGCACAATGATCATGGGATTCTTCGGTAGACTGCCACTAATTTTAATTCCCGGGATGGGTATTAACGCTCTTTTCGCCTATTCGATTATAAATAATAACGATTTTACGTTTCAAGAAGGTCTTGCTGTAGTGCTTATGGCAGCTCTCATTTTCCTTGTAACGGCATTTACAAAGATTGCAGTCATATTGAAAAATGCAATTCCAGAATCCTTGACGCATGCTATTACGGTCGGACTCGGTTTTTTCTTAATTTTAATCGGTTTGGAAAAAAGCGGCATCGTTGTTAGCGGGGACAGTACAATCATCGCTATCGGCGATTTTACATCAACACCTGTAGTTGTAGGATTGCTTACCTTATTTATTGCGATATTTCTTTTTGTAAAAAATGTACCTGCAAACTTTTTGATTACAATGATTATCGGCACCATACTTGCAGCTATTTTCGGTATAAAGCAACCGGAAGTCGATTCTGTTCATGTACACGTCAATGAATTGCTATTTATCCCTTCGTTTGGCGCAATGGGAGATTTTGCATTCTGGCTAGCAGTATTTCCACTAGCATTGATTCTTATTTTTGAAAACATGGGAATTTTAACAGGACAGCTTGGAATGCTGAAACGCCACGAAAGTTATAATAAAGCATATCGAATTACTGCATTTTCAACCGTTACATCCGCATTTTTAGGGACCTCGCCAACGGTTTCTGGCGCTGAAAATGCCGCAGTAATAGCATCTGGCGGTAAAACAGGACGGGCAGCAATAACAGCTGGTATTCTCTTTCTGGTTACCATTTTTATCATACCTTGGATATCGATGGTTCCATACACTGCCATCAGCCCAATACTAATTATTGTGGGATTTTTAATGGCGCAAAATATTAAGCACTTGCCATTAAATGACATAGCTGATTCAATACCAGCGCTTTTAATTGTTGTTATGATTCCATTCACCTATAGCATTGGTGATGGGATGGCATTCGGCTTTATTGCATATCCAATTGTTAAAATAGCTTTAGGTAAACTGAACGAATTGACAATACCGTTAATTATTATTTCCAGCCTATTTTTCCTTGAATTTATATTGAAAATAACAGGCATATAA
- the sdaAA gene encoding L-serine ammonia-lyase, iron-sulfur-dependent, subunit alpha — MFRTVAELVEIAEKENILISEVMIRQEMEVKEKTRDEVFAEMEKNLQVMERAIDDALKGAESVTGLTGGDAVRIQTYMREKTPLSGHLLLDAVSKAMGTNEVNAAMGIICATPTAGSAGCVPGTLFAVKNQLNPTHEQMIRYLFTAGAFGFVVANNAFISGAAGGCQAEVGSAGAMASAAIVEMAGGTPQQSAEAFAITLKNMLGLVCDPVAGLVEVPCVKRNAAGSSLAIVSADMALAGVTSRIPCDEVIGAMYRIGKQMPSSLRETGEGGLADTPTGRLLKEKIFGMTL, encoded by the coding sequence ATGTTTCGAACAGTTGCAGAATTGGTTGAAATAGCTGAGAAGGAAAATATTTTAATTTCTGAAGTGATGATTCGCCAGGAAATGGAAGTGAAAGAAAAAACACGTGATGAAGTTTTTGCAGAAATGGAGAAAAATCTGCAGGTAATGGAGCGAGCAATTGATGATGCTCTAAAAGGGGCAGAGTCCGTGACAGGACTAACCGGTGGAGATGCAGTCCGAATTCAAACGTATATGAGAGAAAAAACACCACTTTCAGGTCATTTGTTATTAGATGCAGTCAGTAAAGCAATGGGTACAAATGAAGTAAATGCTGCAATGGGAATCATTTGTGCAACACCTACTGCTGGCAGTGCAGGCTGTGTTCCCGGTACTTTATTTGCTGTAAAAAATCAGTTGAATCCAACACATGAGCAAATGATCCGTTATTTATTTACAGCAGGTGCCTTTGGGTTTGTTGTAGCAAATAATGCATTCATATCTGGTGCTGCAGGCGGTTGTCAGGCTGAGGTTGGTTCTGCAGGAGCGATGGCTTCAGCAGCTATAGTTGAGATGGCTGGCGGAACGCCTCAGCAATCCGCGGAAGCATTTGCAATAACTTTGAAAAACATGCTTGGCCTTGTCTGTGATCCGGTAGCAGGTCTTGTTGAAGTACCTTGTGTCAAACGCAATGCTGCAGGCTCATCACTGGCAATTGTTTCGGCTGATATGGCATTAGCTGGTGTTACGAGCAGAATACCATGTGATGAAGTAATTGGAGCAATGTACCGAATTGGTAAACAGATGCCGTCCAGCTTGCGTGAAACAGGTGAAGGTGGATTAGCAGATACACCAACAGGGAGATTGCTGAAAGAAAAAATATTTGGAATGACTTTATAG